Part of the Nitrospirota bacterium genome, TCGCGTTCTTCGAGAACGGTACGCCCGCGCTCGACGCCATTCACGGCATAGCATACAAGGACGCTTCGGGGAGGGTGGTGGAGACGCCGCCGCGCCCCCTGCTCGCGGATTTGAACAGCCTGCCCGCGCCCGACCTCTCGCTCATCCATGGATGGAAGCCCACGCATATCTACCCGCTGTCGACGTCGCGGGGATGCCCTTTCAGCTGTACCTTCTGCTCGGTGATACAGATGTTCGGCAGGAAATACCGGTTCAGGTCCATCGAGAAGACACTGGAGGATATCCGCGGCGCGGTGGAGCGGAGCAGGGCGACCCTCTTTTTCGTGGACGATAACTTCGCCGCCCACAGACCGAGGGCAAAGGCGATACTGAAGGGAATGATCGCGGGGGGGCTGCGTCATGACTGGTCGGCGCAGGTGCGCACCGATGTCGCAAAGGATCACGAGCTCCTGCGCCTGATGGCCGACTCGGGATGCCACACCCTCTATATCGGGTTCGAGTCGGTCAACCCCCGGACGCTCGCCCTTTACGACAAGCGGCAGACCCTCGATGAGATCGTGTCCTGCATAAAGGCGGTCAGGTCGCACGGTATCGCCATCCATGGCATGTTCGTGCTCGGCGCGGATACGGACACGGCGGAGACGATCGGGCATACGGTACAGTTCGCCGTCGATCTCGGGATCGATACGGTGCAGTTCATGCCGCTCACCCCCGTGCCCGGGACGCCGGTTTTCGAGGAGATGGCGCGGACCGGCAGGCTCCTGCATACCGACTGGAGCAAGTACGATATGCATCATGTCGTCTTCCTCCCCGCGCAGATGCGGCCCGAAACGCTCCAGATAGAGTCGTTGCGGGCCATGGAGCGGTTCTATTCATGGGGCTATATCCTGCGGCGCCTGGCCCGCCTGGACCTCCACTATACGATTCTGGGGCTTTACGGCAATCGCGCGGTGAAGCGCGCGATGGAGGCGGCCCGGTCGTATATCGAGCATCTCCGGACCGTTCCCCCGCCGCTCACGGCGTGCAGCGAGTAATTGACCGGCACTGCAACATGCTCTTCGCACGAGGAGAGGGCCATGACGGATTTCTACCAGACGGGCGTCGTCGCCACCTTCCACCGGCTCGGTGCGGTCGCTCTCGAGCGCATCGAATCGGAGCTGGCGTGGCATTGCCGGGAACGGCCGATCGCCCTGGTGCTGCCTTCTCTCTACAGCGAGCTGCAGGGAGAGGCGCTCAAGGGGATACTCAGGGAGCTCCCCTCGGCCGGCTACATCAAGGAGATCATCGTCACTCTCGGGCCGGCAACGGAGGAGGAGTTCACCCATGCGCAGCAGTTCTTCTCCGATCTTCCCCAGAAGACGCGGATCATCTGGAACACGGGACCGAGGATCGATGCGGTCTACAAGGCGATAGAGTCCGAGGGGCTGCCTACGGGAGAGCACGGCAAAGGACGCTCGGTATGGATGGCCTGCGGCTACGTGCTTTCGCAGCAGGAGTTCCATGCCGTCGCCTTCCACGACTGCGACATTCTTACCTATGACCGGAACCTGCTCGCCCGCCTCTGTTACCCGGTGGTCAATCCCAACCTCGATTACGATTTCTGCAAAGGATATTACAGCAGGGTTACGGACCGGATGCACGGCAGGATGACACGGCTTCTCGTGACCCCGCTCGTACGCTCCCTCCAGAAGATCTTCGGCCACCATCCCCTCCTCGTCTTTTTCGACAGCTTCCGCTATCCCCTCGCCGGGGAGTTCTCCATGGACAGCAACCTGGCGCGGGTCAGCAAATTCCCCGGGGACTGGGGGCTCGAAATGGGCGTGCTCGCCGAGGTCTACCGGAATACCTCGATCCGGAGGGTCTGCCAGGCCGATCTCGCGGAGAACTACGAGCACAAGCACCAGAAGCTCTCGCCCGAGGACGAGACGCAGGGACTCCACAAGATGGCGGTCGATATCTGCAAATCCGTCTTCAGGACGCTCGCCGCAGAGGGGCTCGTCTTCTCCGAGGGACTGTTCAAGACCCTGCTCGCCACCTACGCCACGACAGCGCAGGACATGCTCAAGCGCTATGAAGACGACGCCGCGATAAACGGGCTGTTCTTCGACCGGCACCAGGAGAGCCTCGCGGTGGAGACCTTTACCAAGGGGATAAAGAAAGCGGCGAGGATCATCATGGATGACCCTCTCGGCGTTCCGCTCATTTCGAGCTGGGACAGGGTGACTGCGGCCATCCCCGATATCCTCTACCGGCTCAAGCGGGCGGTAGAGGAGGATAATGCGGCCGTCGCACTTGCTACAGAACAGCTTGCCTCCAGGAGGTAGGGCATGGAGACCGCAACCAAACCCTTCGAGTTCAGGCAGTGCATTACCATCCTGAAAGCAACCGGGAGGAAGGCGAAGAACCTCCGGGAGCTGCGGGACGTACTCGCCGTGATCAACACCGAATCCATATTCCATCACGTGTACCAGTATTTCCTGAAAGGCCACATCCTCGAATATACGAACGACTTCGCCCAGTGGGCGGGGATAGTCCTGGAAGAGCGGGCGCTCTCGGAGCAGCTCTCGAATATCGACCCGTTCGCCTTCGACACCACCGATGCGCTCCGTCATGAACTGGTGGAGGTCGTCGATCGCTATCTCCGTACGTTCCCGGACCCCGGCGACGTGCTGCCGGGAGAGGAGTTTTTCTTCAACCAGACCGTCACCCTCATCTTCCCGTCAGATATACGGGCGAAGAACCTCGCCGAGTTCCTCATCGCCATGCGCTACATCGACGGCAGCTCCATCTACTACCACTTCTACGAGGCGAGGACGCGTCTCGGCAGCAGGATGGACGACTTCGCGAAGTGGTTCGAGGAGGTCCTGGGCAAGCAGGAACTCGCGCAGCGGCTGCGCTCCGTCGACCTCTTCATGCACTCCATCGAGGGGATACGGGAGCACATCATCGAGGCGGTCGAGGAAGAGGTCAGGAGAGGCATGTACGGAGCGCTGAAGGAGACCCCTGCGCTTGCCCGGTAAGCGCGGGATAGGGGGCACGACAAAGGAGGGATTACCATGCTTGACCAGTATGCCGGCATAGCGCCCAAGGCTGACCTGATGCTCCTCGAGCAGCTCGGGGAGGAGCTGCAGGGCAGGTCGTTCCTGCATGTCAACTCGACCCGCGCCGGCGGCGGCGTCGCCGAGATACTGCAGCGGATGCTCCCGATCCTCACTGCCATCGGCATCGACGCCCGCTGGGAGGTGATCGAGGGCGACGCGAGCTTCTTCGATATGACCAAGAAGATGCATAACGCCCTTCAGGGCACCCCCGAGACGATAACGGGGACCATGTGGGAGCACTACGCCGATGTCAACAGGAGGAACGCGGAACGGCTCGACCTCGACGCCGATGCCGTCATCATCCACGATCCGCAACCGGCGGCATTCATCGATTTCAAGCGGGAGGGGTGGTGGATCTGGCGGTGCCATATCGATGTGTCGAACCCGGTGCGCGAGGTTGTGGACGGCATCGTCCGCTACGCGCGGCGGTACGACGCCGCGGTCTTTTCGGTCGCGCGGTTCGCATGGGCGATGGGCACCGATGAGTTCATCATTCCGCCGTCCATCGACCCTCTCAGCGATAAGAACAGGGAGATGGACGCCACCGAGATCCGCCTGGTCCTCGACCGGCTCGGGATACCCACGGACCGTCCGATCGTCCTGCAGGTCTCCCGCTTCGACAGGTTCAAGGACCCGATCGGCGTGATTCAGGCCTACCGCATGGTCAAGAAATACAACGACTGCATCCTCGTCCTCGCCGGCAGCCCCGCCACGGACGACCCCGAAGGAGAGGTGGTGCTCAACGAGGTGAGGGAGTATGCTGCGGACGACCCGGACATTTATATCCTGCTCCTGCCTCCCTTCAGCGACCTCGATATCAACGCGCTGCAGCGCAGCGCCACCGTCATCCTCCAGAAGTCGCTCAAGGAGGGGTTCGGCCTGACGGTCTCGGAAGCGATGTGGAAGGGGAAGCCGATCATCGGCGGCGCGGTGGGCGGCATTCCGCTCCAGATCGTCCACGGCGTCACCGGGTTCCTCGTCCATTCGGTCGAAGGCGCCGCTTTCCGGATACGGCAGTTCCTGAACAACCCGGCAATGGCGCGGCGCATGGGCGAGCGGAGCAGGGAGTATGTGCGCGAGAATTTCCTCATAACGCGCCAGACACGGGACTATCTTTCGGTGTGGTATACGCTCGAAGCGGGAAGAAAGACGGTCATCGAGGTCTGACATCCGCGCGTTTCCGTCTCATCATACGGGAGGGATGACTATCGCTACGCCGGATCCGTACGAAACGAGAATACCCGTCTCAACCTATCGGCTCCAGTTCAACTATCAATTCACGTTCGCCGACGCGCGGAAGATCGTCGGGTACCTCTACGACCTCGGCATCAGCGATATCTACGCCTCTCCTTACTTCAAAGCGAAGAAGGGGAGCCTCCACGGCTACGATATCGTCGATCCCAATACGCTGAATCCCGAGATCGGCACCGGGGAGGAGTACGACGAGCTCGTCCGGGCCCTGCAGGAGCGCGGGATGGGCCAACTCCTCGACATCGTTCCCAATCACATGTGCGTCACCGGCGAGGAGAACGCATGGTGGATGGATATCCTCGAGAACGGCCCGAGCTCGCGCTATGCGGAGTTCTACGATATCGACTGGAACCCCGTAAAAAAGGAGCTTTACCGCAAGGTCCTCCTGCCCTTCCTGGGAGATCAGTACGGGAGGGTCCTCGAACGGCAGGAGCTGCTGCTCCATTTCGACCACGGCGCCTTCTTCGTCACCTACTACGAAAACAAGTTTCCGCTCAACACCAGGACCTGTCTCTTCATTATCAGTTATCGCCTCGACGACCTGAAGCAGCGGCTCGCGGAGGACGACGAAGACCTCATCGAGCTCCTCAGCATCGCGACCGCCCTGCAGCACCTCCCCTCGTACGACGAGAAGAGCGACGAGAAGGTGGACGAGCTCTACCGGGAGAAAGAGATCGTCAAGAAGCGGCTCTGGACTCTCTACTCCCGGAGCGAAGCGATCCGGCGCTTCATCGATGAGACGGTCCGGCTCTTCAACGGACAGAAGGGCGACCCGTCGAGCTTCGACCCGCTTCACGCGCTGCTCGAACAGCAGCCGTACCGCCTTACCCATTGGCGCGTGGCGACCGACGAGATCAACTACCGCCGCTTTTTCGACATCAACCAGATCGCCGGGGTGAGAATGGAGAGCATCCGGGTGTTCAACGAGACCCACCGGCTCACCCTCGCGCTCGTGGGGAGCGGGAAGGTGACGGGGCTCCGCGTCGATCACCCCGACGGGCTCTATAACCCTTCGGAATATTTCCGCTGGCTCCAGAAAGGCTGCTTCATAAATATGAGGGGCGCGCTGCTGGGAGACCCGAAAGCTCCGCTCCCGCTCTCGCTCGATAATCACGAGGCCGGCCCCGCGAACGAGCCCCTGCGCCGCTACGAGGAGATCCTGCGCGAGCGCCCCGATTACAAGCCGTTCTACATCGTCGGAGAGAAGATCCTGACCAAGGGAGAGCGCATGCCCGAGGACTGGCCGATCTTCAGCACCACGGGATATGTCTTCATGAACTCGCTCAACGGCATCTTCGTCGCGACCGAGCACGCGCGGGATTTCGATCTCCTGTATGAGCGGTTCATCAAGGAACGGAAATCGTTTCCCGATATCGTCTACGAAAAGAAGAAACTGATCATGCAGGTCGCGATGTCGAGCGAGGTGAACACGCTCGGCTATCGCCTCAACTCCCTTGCGGAAAGCGACCGCCACACCAGGGATTTCACCCTCAACAGCCTCATCGGCGCCATCGTGGAGGTGATCGCGTTCTTTCCCGTTTACCGGACCTATACGAACACCTGCGAGGTGAACGAAACGGACCGGCGGTACATCGAGATCGCGGCAGCCAAGGCGAAGCGGAAGAACCGTGCGATCAGCGAATACATCTACGATTTTCTCAGGGATGTCCTCCTGCTCAGGTTTCCCGAAGACTTCACCGAGCAGCAGAAGCAGGAATGGCTCTACTTCGTCACGAAGTTCCAGCAGCTGACCGGCCCGGTCATGGCGAAGGGGCTCGAGGATACGTCGTTCTATGTCTACAATCGCCTCGTCTCCCTTAACGAGGTGGGCGGCAGCCCGGACCGCTTCGGGATCCCCCTCGAGACCTTTCACGGTCAGAACCTGGAGCGTATCAAGTACTGGCCCCATGCGCTGATCGCGTCGTCGACGCACGACGCGAAGCGGAGCGAGGACGTGCGGGCGCGCATCAACGTGCTTTCGGAGATCCCCGCCGAGTGGCGGGCAGCGCTCGTGAGGTGGAAGCGCTTCAACAGAAAGAGGAAGCCCGTCGCCGAGGGCAGACCGGTACCGGACCCCAACGATGAGTACCTGTATTACCAGACCCTCGTCGGGGCCTGGCCCTTCGGCACGCTGGATGAGGCCGGCTACGGGGCGTTCACGGCGCGCATCAAGGAATACATGCTCAAGGCGGTGCGGGAGGGAAAGGTCAATTCGAGCTGGATCAACATGAACGGACCCTACGAGGACGCCCTGATGACGTTCGTCGACGCCACGATGGACAATGCCCCGGACAACGAATTCAGGAGGGATATCGAGGCGTTCCAGAAGGTGATTGCCGCATACGGCATATTCAACTCCCTTTCACAGACCGTGCTGAAGATAACCTCCCCCGGCGTGCCCGATTTCTATCAGGGCACCGAGCTCTGGGCCCTCAGCCTCGTCGACCCCGACAACCGCCGGCCGGTCGACTACGGGGTGCGGGCGCGCATGCTCGCGGAGCTGAAAGCGAGAGAGGAGGAGGATATCCCCGGGCTGCTCGGGGAGTTGCTCGCTTCTGTCGAGGACGGGCGGGTGAAGCTCTTCGTCACCCGCAAGGCGCTCACCTACCGGCGGGACCGGAGTGACCTCTTCGCACGGGGTGAGTATGTCGCCCTCCATGCCGTAGGGGAGAGGGCGGACCACCTCTGCGCCTTTGCCCGACGGCTCGAGACGCTGACCGCCCTTACCATAGTCCCGCGCTTTGTCACCCGGCTGGCGGCCCCCGGGAAAGGCCCGCCCCTCGGCGAGAGGGTGTGGGGGGAGACCGCGGTCGTGCTCCCCTTCGACAAGGGGGAGACGCCGTACCGGAACCTGTTCACCGGCGAGATCGTGCGCGCCCGCGAGCACAACGGCGCCGCAGCGCTGCTCCTGCGCGACGTGCTCGCACATTTCCCTGTGGCCCTCCTGGAAAGGAGTGTATAATTTAAGTAACGCGCAGGGGAAACTCCGGGACATCCTGAACGTCAATGCCTGAGAGCCCCTGATAAATTAAAGGTTTGGAGTTGAGCGAGCATACTGTGCCTCATCCGACTCCCTCTGCTCATTCCGTTAGACGCTCTTAACCCCCATGGTGGATCATATGGCCCATCCGAAGATTCTCGCTTTTGTTCTGGCCGGCGGCAAGGGAGAGCGGCTCTTCCCGCTCACCGCCTTTCGCTCCAAGCCGTCGGTGCCGTTCGGCGGCCGCTATCGCATCGTCGATTTCGCCCTCAGCAATTTCATCAATTCCCATATCTATTCGCTCTACCTCCTCGTGCAGTACAAGTCGCAGTCGCTCATCGAGCATGTGCGGCAGAACTGGGTCCTGTCCTCGATCATCGGCAGCCACTTCGTCACCGTCGTTCCTCCGCAGATGCGGATGGGGCCCGAGTGGTTCCAGGGGACTGCGGATGCGGTCTTCCAGAACATCAACCTCATCCGCGAGCATAACCCGGAGCTGGTGGTCGTCTTCGGGGCGGACCATATCTACCGGATGGACATACGCCAGATGATCGACTTCCACCTCGCGAACGATGCGGTCGTCACCGTGGCGGCCCGGCCGGTGCCGCTCGATCAGGCCTCCTCCTTCGGCATCATCAAGGCGGACGCCGACCGCCGCATCACCGGCTTCGAGGAGAAGCCGAAGAAAGCGACCCCCATGCCCGGCGACCCCGGCAGGGCATACGCCTCGATGGGCAATTATATCTTCCGCACCGAGGTGCTGCTCGACTCGCTCGCCAAGGCGCAGCGAAAGAAGCAGCACGATTTCGGGGCTCACGTGATCCCCGGCCTCCTCGAGACAGGAAGGGTCTTCGCCTATGATTTCGCTACGAACACCATCCCCGGGACCATGCCCTACGAGGAGAAGGGCTACTGGCGCGATGTCGGGACCATCCCCGCCTTTTTCGACGCCCATATGGACATGCTGGGCGAGACGCCGACCTTCCAGCTCTACAACAGGCGCTGGCCGATTCACCCCATCATCCACGAAGGGCCAGCATCGCGTATCCTCCGGGGCGATATACGGAACAGCGTCGTCGCGGAGGGGGTGATCATCCACAAGGCTAAGATACGCAACTCCGTCATCCGGAGCGGCGTCATCATCGAGAACAATGTCAGCATCGAGGACTGCATTATCATGGATGAT contains:
- a CDS encoding radical SAM protein, giving the protein MSIETVSFLEVKPPGLHIFSKFPIPRLGAVLLATLLRNEGYTVKVFVEDIAEPDWAFIHRSDLVCISTITSTAPRAYRIADSIRERGIPVVMGGPHPSFMQEEALRHADCVVRGEGDETLPELLAFFENGTPALDAIHGIAYKDASGRVVETPPRPLLADLNSLPAPDLSLIHGWKPTHIYPLSTSRGCPFSCTFCSVIQMFGRKYRFRSIEKTLEDIRGAVERSRATLFFVDDNFAAHRPRAKAILKGMIAGGLRHDWSAQVRTDVAKDHELLRLMADSGCHTLYIGFESVNPRTLALYDKRQTLDEIVSCIKAVRSHGIAIHGMFVLGADTDTAETIGHTVQFAVDLGIDTVQFMPLTPVPGTPVFEEMARTGRLLHTDWSKYDMHHVVFLPAQMRPETLQIESLRAMERFYSWGYILRRLARLDLHYTILGLYGNRAVKRAMEAARSYIEHLRTVPPPLTACSE
- a CDS encoding glycosyl transferase — translated: MTDFYQTGVVATFHRLGAVALERIESELAWHCRERPIALVLPSLYSELQGEALKGILRELPSAGYIKEIIVTLGPATEEEFTHAQQFFSDLPQKTRIIWNTGPRIDAVYKAIESEGLPTGEHGKGRSVWMACGYVLSQQEFHAVAFHDCDILTYDRNLLARLCYPVVNPNLDYDFCKGYYSRVTDRMHGRMTRLLVTPLVRSLQKIFGHHPLLVFFDSFRYPLAGEFSMDSNLARVSKFPGDWGLEMGVLAEVYRNTSIRRVCQADLAENYEHKHQKLSPEDETQGLHKMAVDICKSVFRTLAAEGLVFSEGLFKTLLATYATTAQDMLKRYEDDAAINGLFFDRHQESLAVETFTKGIKKAARIIMDDPLGVPLISSWDRVTAAIPDILYRLKRAVEEDNAAVALATEQLASRR
- a CDS encoding DUF5752 family protein, which encodes METATKPFEFRQCITILKATGRKAKNLRELRDVLAVINTESIFHHVYQYFLKGHILEYTNDFAQWAGIVLEERALSEQLSNIDPFAFDTTDALRHELVEVVDRYLRTFPDPGDVLPGEEFFFNQTVTLIFPSDIRAKNLAEFLIAMRYIDGSSIYYHFYEARTRLGSRMDDFAKWFEEVLGKQELAQRLRSVDLFMHSIEGIREHIIEAVEEEVRRGMYGALKETPALAR
- a CDS encoding glycosyltransferase, producing the protein MLDQYAGIAPKADLMLLEQLGEELQGRSFLHVNSTRAGGGVAEILQRMLPILTAIGIDARWEVIEGDASFFDMTKKMHNALQGTPETITGTMWEHYADVNRRNAERLDLDADAVIIHDPQPAAFIDFKREGWWIWRCHIDVSNPVREVVDGIVRYARRYDAAVFSVARFAWAMGTDEFIIPPSIDPLSDKNREMDATEIRLVLDRLGIPTDRPIVLQVSRFDRFKDPIGVIQAYRMVKKYNDCILVLAGSPATDDPEGEVVLNEVREYAADDPDIYILLLPPFSDLDINALQRSATVILQKSLKEGFGLTVSEAMWKGKPIIGGAVGGIPLQIVHGVTGFLVHSVEGAAFRIRQFLNNPAMARRMGERSREYVRENFLITRQTRDYLSVWYTLEAGRKTVIEV
- the treY gene encoding malto-oligosyltrehalose synthase, which codes for MTIATPDPYETRIPVSTYRLQFNYQFTFADARKIVGYLYDLGISDIYASPYFKAKKGSLHGYDIVDPNTLNPEIGTGEEYDELVRALQERGMGQLLDIVPNHMCVTGEENAWWMDILENGPSSRYAEFYDIDWNPVKKELYRKVLLPFLGDQYGRVLERQELLLHFDHGAFFVTYYENKFPLNTRTCLFIISYRLDDLKQRLAEDDEDLIELLSIATALQHLPSYDEKSDEKVDELYREKEIVKKRLWTLYSRSEAIRRFIDETVRLFNGQKGDPSSFDPLHALLEQQPYRLTHWRVATDEINYRRFFDINQIAGVRMESIRVFNETHRLTLALVGSGKVTGLRVDHPDGLYNPSEYFRWLQKGCFINMRGALLGDPKAPLPLSLDNHEAGPANEPLRRYEEILRERPDYKPFYIVGEKILTKGERMPEDWPIFSTTGYVFMNSLNGIFVATEHARDFDLLYERFIKERKSFPDIVYEKKKLIMQVAMSSEVNTLGYRLNSLAESDRHTRDFTLNSLIGAIVEVIAFFPVYRTYTNTCEVNETDRRYIEIAAAKAKRKNRAISEYIYDFLRDVLLLRFPEDFTEQQKQEWLYFVTKFQQLTGPVMAKGLEDTSFYVYNRLVSLNEVGGSPDRFGIPLETFHGQNLERIKYWPHALIASSTHDAKRSEDVRARINVLSEIPAEWRAALVRWKRFNRKRKPVAEGRPVPDPNDEYLYYQTLVGAWPFGTLDEAGYGAFTARIKEYMLKAVREGKVNSSWINMNGPYEDALMTFVDATMDNAPDNEFRRDIEAFQKVIAAYGIFNSLSQTVLKITSPGVPDFYQGTELWALSLVDPDNRRPVDYGVRARMLAELKAREEEDIPGLLGELLASVEDGRVKLFVTRKALTYRRDRSDLFARGEYVALHAVGERADHLCAFARRLETLTALTIVPRFVTRLAAPGKGPPLGERVWGETAVVLPFDKGETPYRNLFTGEIVRAREHNGAAALLLRDVLAHFPVALLERSV
- a CDS encoding glucose-1-phosphate adenylyltransferase, translating into MAHPKILAFVLAGGKGERLFPLTAFRSKPSVPFGGRYRIVDFALSNFINSHIYSLYLLVQYKSQSLIEHVRQNWVLSSIIGSHFVTVVPPQMRMGPEWFQGTADAVFQNINLIREHNPELVVVFGADHIYRMDIRQMIDFHLANDAVVTVAARPVPLDQASSFGIIKADADRRITGFEEKPKKATPMPGDPGRAYASMGNYIFRTEVLLDSLAKAQRKKQHDFGAHVIPGLLETGRVFAYDFATNTIPGTMPYEEKGYWRDVGTIPAFFDAHMDMLGETPTFQLYNRRWPIHPIIHEGPASRILRGDIRNSVVAEGVIIHKAKIRNSVIRSGVIIENNVSIEDCIIMDDVVLKEGCRLHRVIVDKLNVIKEHEQIGFDRDKDRFHCHIDPSGIAVVPKGGLLIKSPRK